In the genome of Raphanus sativus cultivar WK10039 chromosome 9, ASM80110v3, whole genome shotgun sequence, the window AGGGATCAAACAACGAGAACAATGAGCAAGATCAAAGGCTCTAGCTGGATAAGGAAGCCTTCTTGATCCCATGATTCCAATTATCGCAGGAACTCCACGTTCTAACGCAAATTGGACTTGAGCTTCATGAGTGTCTCTTGGAGCAAAAGACACAGCCATAATGTCTCTCTTCAAGAGATAAGCACCAAAACTAGCAacctaataaataaataaataaataaatcaataaagAACAACCagttaaatgaaatatatattttttttttgaacattagtTACATGAAATATTTACAAAGAGAAAAGGAGGAGTTTAAAAAACTTACACCACATCCAGTGTCAATAGCTGTTCTGATTCCACCATTAGTAAGAGGAATGAGCCTAGCAATGTCATCAATATAAGCATCAGCTCCACGAGGAAACATAGTTCCACCACCAGGGAATCTAAACCGGTCACCTTCTACTTGAATCCAGTTTTGGACTGCTTTCTCAACACTGAGCTCTTTGTGAGGGATGTTGCCGTACCAAGCATAGTCTCTGCTTTGAGGCCATTTGAATGGAATCTTGTAGTTTGGTGGAGGAGGAATCAAACAATAGAGAAGCTCGTCTTTTGTAGGACAGTGCCTTTCTCTATATTTCATCATGTTCCTATCGAACTTCCTTCCTCTTTGTCGATCTTCACAAGGTGTGTATTCACTGAGGGACAAGTCACATGGTTCAAAGTACTTGATGGTTTGGTTTGTTTCCTTGAACTCATCCTGGTTATGGCTTTTTAAATCGAATGACTCAGAAGATGAGGAGgaggtagaagaagaaggattTGATTGAGTCTCGCATCCCATTTTGGAGTAAGAAGCAGGGAGATTGCTGTTCTGCCACGCGCCTAAAACGTAAAACAAAATACAGAGTCCGCTTACACCAAGAATCAAAgttagtttctttcttcttgcttctgtttggtgATGTTGACCTGTGTTCTCTTTAGCCATTTCTTGAGTGCAAAGACTGAAACTTTACCAGAGGGGAAAGAGATTGAGACAGAACAGAGAAGCAAATGCAAAATCAAAGTCTTTTGtagattatatttttacaaattgtGATTAAATGAATGGTGGATATTGTAAAAGAATGTCAAATGTGAATCAAGACCATCATAAGAACTAGTAATGGGACAAAACACAAAAACGAAAGAAGGTAAAAAAGGAGAGACAATCTCTATTCTTTACCCAAACAACaaccaaaagagagaaaataggAGGTTGACCAAGAACAGCCTCACTTTCCTCCATTGCCTCCTTTAATCTCGTTTAACCATATACATACGAACATTAATTGCTTCTTGAATGATATGAAACcttaaatatacatatacataaatgtatggaatatataaatcataaatagGTACATTTTTAGAGAATTCTGACACTTTGTATCAGACTCATGGAATGCAGATTAATGATATTGACATTTTCTTTCACTTATGTTCATAGAGAAACATGCTTCTTGTTCAAAACGCTTTTTTCATGTAACCGATAAATTGACACGCATATTAGTAACCGACAGTTTATACAGAAACGGAAGCATTACAAGTCTAGAGTGTAGTGTTTACCTTGAAGGCAATGGAAATTTGTTCAAAGGCTGTGGAGTAAACCTGGATCTCTATGGATTCAAAGCATCAGAAACATATTTTTGCACGTTTCTTGGTTCACCTTTATTAGGGCTTCTCTGTGTAGAGTACTAGCATACCTTGTTGGAGAAAATCAAGCTTAAGATGTTAATTGCCAATATCCTAGAAATTGGTTACTTGTTGGATATTAAGATCTTATGAGACAGGTGTTTATATATCTACTAGTAATATTTGCCTATAACTGGATTGACCCAAAAATAATGTTAGTGGTCTTTTCAATTCAAaccaacaaaatttaataaaatttattatacgatcatagaataaaaatatattatatttacttattcaatATAAAGTAGATTTtcaattgttttataaaattaaaatataatttaatttaatatgaaataagttAAGTGTAAACTCACATCAACGACATTTCAATTGCTAACAATACGACACGACTATCTCGATCAAACATGaaactttaattaaaatcaGAGTAATTTAAGCAACTGAAAGACGTTGAGTGCGTGGGCGAGTGAGAGAAGAGATGGGGAGttggaagagaaagagaggaggCGACAGAGTGTAAAAGAGTCTTGGTTCGAAACGGCGTCGTAGAAGCGGTTAAGGCACTCAGTGATTCGCTGTTGGGCTTTACCCATACTAACGTACGCGCCATTCAGCTCCTCCTCTGCGTCGTCTTTCTTATGAGACAGTTTTTGATTACAGACACACATAACACGACGTCGTTTTTGATTACAGACACATAACAAGTCGTTTGACATTTAGACCTGAAAAAGAACCGGTTCGGTTTAGTTGGTTATCAGAGAGTGCAGGATTGGTTTGCTTTACAAACTAATCgactcaaattttaaaatatcactaACCGTTAGCAGACGCGTGTTGTCAAACGCAATCGAAACCGACTCAAAATTGAAATATAACTGTTAGGAAAGTGAAACAGTAGTAATCCATTTATGAACATTTTTTCCCGAAATCACTTTATTATTTCCGTAGTTTCTTtcttcataaaaaataaaaataaaaatctctcgATAAATCGAGTCCTCCAAAAGTCGCAGAAACGGAAAATTCATGAACATTGTCAGATTAGTAAGTGTTTCGATCTCTGTAAATCATGAATTTCTCTGAGGATTGAAGCTTCTATCGCTgttttgttttagggttttgcGCTGTTTTGTGCTCTTTGGATTCCGCCTGAAAATGATCCGATTGATTGGGTTTCTCGCTCGTCGTCGAGGTGCGTCTAAGTTAGGGTTTCTATGTTACTATCGattgattgattttttattGTTCCTTTATAGTTCGATTGATGTCTTGTGTCTTGCACTTTTATACAGATCGAGGATCCAAGAAGAGAGAACCTGTTTGGTTTTGCTACCCAAACTGTAGAATCGATATAAGAACCTGTTTTTGCATTCATATCCAATGATTATTTTGAGTTTTGTGATAAGATAAAACTACCTTTTGTGCGGCAGATCACATACATACGGTGTCCTTTTCTCTCTCTGTCACTGCTGATTCCGATGGTGGTCAAGGTCTGTCATCAGATCTGTAATCTTCTCATTACACTCATAGCTTTGTGTTTTAAGTATTGAATTCCTTATGGTTTTGTTTGGCTATATGTGCTTTGAACCTAGCAATCTTTATTCCCTTGGCAATCTCGTAACCATTGTTTCTCTCTCCTATAATGTCTCAGTTGTAGTTAATTAGTGACTGAACATGGTCAAGTTTAAGCTATAATTTGTAGTTTTATTTCAGGGTTCAAGAGTTCCCATGAACATGGTTATTTTGTGTTTCTGACTTCTGTTTCTGTTTTATCTCTTCACATGTTTCAGAGGATCGTAGCAGAAAAGTAGTTCAGATAGCCTCCCCCCTAAGGAGAAAGAGTCTGACGAGAAAGATGCAAGAGATGAAAGTGATGAAGCAATTTGCTGGGATCTTGGTTACGTTTTGAAGCCTGACTCCGCGTGAAACCGCCTTTTTAAGGTAAATTCTCTTTCTACGCTAGAGTTTCCCGATTTGTTTTTGAAGCTTGATTCCGGTTTCTGTTTTgagattatttctttatttaataaACACATCTGATGTCTTTGGGATTTTGACATCAGCGTTCCTTTTTATTAactggttttgtttttgaattcaACAAAGCCTTTCAACGCCTTTTGTTGTTGggtcttgttttgttttgatgtttttgCTTTTCActtcaaaaccccaaaaagaTTATAGACAGACACTAATCTAATAGTGCACTGTCAGATTCTTATTTTGGGAACATTTGTTCCATTGCTGCCTCTAGAAGATACTTATTACCCACGGCTTAAGAGAatctgtttttaattatatggatGGAATGTGGGGATATGATGACCAAAGTCTTCAGACAAAGActgaaaattaaaaacagaTTCCTTTCTTAACACTACCCACGGTTTACGTCTTTAGGCAAAGGCATgacccacggcttacaaaaTCAGACTTGTTAGACAGGTCAGTTAAAAAGACCCAAGGCTTACAAAAGTCTTCAGACAAAGACTTGTTAGTCGTGTCAATTAAAAAGACCCAAGGCTTACAAAAGTCTCAAGACATGTCCGTTAAAAGTCCCAACGGCACAAGTCTTTTGGTACCCACGGCTTGAGAGAatctgtttttaattatttggatGGAATGTGAGGTATATAATGACCAAAGTCTTCAGACAAAGACTGTAAATTAAAAACAGATTCCTTTCTTAAcactacccacggcttacaaaagTCTTCAGACTTGTTAGACAGGTCAGTTAAAAAGACCCAAGGCTTACAAAAGTTTTCAGAAAAAGACTTGTTA includes:
- the LOC108841545 gene encoding uncharacterized protein LOC108841545 isoform X1, producing MNIVRLLLSLFCFRVLRCFVLFGFRLKMIRLIGFLARRRDRGSKKREPVWFCYPNYHIHTVSFSLSVTADSDGGQEDRSRKVVQIASPLRRKSLTRKMQEMKVMKQFAGILVTF
- the LOC108841545 gene encoding uncharacterized protein LOC108841545 isoform X2, yielding MNIVRLGFALFCALWIPPENDPIDWVSRSSSRSRIQEERTCLVLLPKLDHIHTVSFSLSVTADSDGGQEDRSRKVVQIASPLRRKSLTRKMQEMKVMKQFAGILVTF